Proteins co-encoded in one Streptomyces sp. JH34 genomic window:
- a CDS encoding adenosine deaminase — MQDVISVSHNSARVRRLLTAAGLVAAALAASLPAGAAARAAAPAFVSPPRPATAAETRTAAWLEAHPQQPGQFFRDLPKGGDLHNHLSGAVQTEYLIQLAADDNLCIDATTTAVAPPCGTGSRPAADALTDAAFRQKIVRAWSMQDFPQAESGHDHFFATFGKFSAATSHRGKMLADVAGTAAAQNQTYLETMVSPASAGARQLATDVGWDADLASMHRKLLAGGRLDQLVTDAGKEADTADAEFRDTAACATANPRPACRITVRWISQVSRNSVPERVFTQIALGLRLAERDERFVAVNLVQPEDGEISLRDYRLHMRMLNYLHGVYPRAHITLHAGELVPGLVKPEDLTFHIDDAVRTGQAERIGHGVDLVQEDDWRKLARDMARRQVAVEVPLTSNAQILQVDGDDHPFPVYRKYGVPVVLSTDDPGISRGDIGQEYRRAARTYGLGYPELKDLARASLEYAFLPGRSLWRPDPVRQGWRTVQECQAPQSARCARLLANSPKARLEWRQEQSFRAFEARYSG, encoded by the coding sequence ATGCAAGACGTGATCTCCGTATCCCACAACTCAGCGCGCGTCCGAAGGTTGTTGACGGCCGCAGGACTCGTCGCAGCCGCCCTGGCCGCTTCCCTTCCCGCCGGGGCAGCCGCCCGGGCCGCCGCCCCCGCATTCGTTTCGCCACCACGGCCGGCGACCGCAGCCGAAACCCGCACCGCCGCGTGGCTCGAGGCGCACCCGCAGCAGCCCGGACAGTTCTTCCGGGACCTTCCCAAGGGTGGTGACCTGCACAATCACCTCTCCGGCGCGGTGCAGACCGAGTACCTCATCCAGCTCGCGGCCGACGACAACCTCTGTATCGACGCCACGACGACCGCCGTCGCCCCGCCGTGCGGCACCGGCAGCCGCCCGGCCGCGGACGCCCTGACCGATGCCGCCTTCCGGCAGAAGATCGTCCGGGCCTGGTCCATGCAGGACTTCCCGCAGGCCGAGTCCGGCCATGACCACTTCTTCGCGACCTTCGGGAAGTTCAGCGCGGCGACTTCGCACCGCGGGAAGATGCTGGCCGACGTGGCGGGCACCGCCGCGGCCCAGAACCAGACGTATCTGGAGACCATGGTCAGCCCCGCCTCGGCGGGAGCCCGGCAGCTGGCGACCGACGTGGGCTGGGACGCGGACCTGGCCTCCATGCACCGCAAACTGCTCGCCGGTGGACGGCTGGACCAACTGGTGACGGATGCCGGGAAGGAAGCCGACACGGCGGACGCCGAGTTCCGCGACACCGCGGCCTGCGCGACCGCGAACCCCCGTCCCGCATGCCGGATCACGGTGCGCTGGATCTCCCAGGTGTCCCGCAACAGCGTCCCGGAACGCGTCTTCACCCAGATCGCCCTGGGCCTCCGCCTCGCCGAACGCGACGAGCGGTTCGTCGCCGTGAACCTGGTCCAGCCGGAGGACGGCGAGATCTCCCTGCGGGACTACCGGCTGCACATGCGGATGCTGAACTACCTGCACGGCGTCTACCCCCGCGCCCACATCACCCTGCACGCCGGCGAACTCGTCCCAGGCCTGGTGAAGCCCGAGGACCTCACCTTCCACATCGACGACGCCGTGCGCACCGGCCAGGCCGAGCGCATCGGCCACGGCGTCGACCTCGTACAGGAGGACGACTGGCGCAAGCTCGCCCGTGACATGGCGCGCCGCCAGGTCGCCGTGGAAGTCCCGCTCACCAGCAACGCGCAGATCCTCCAGGTCGACGGCGACGATCACCCGTTCCCCGTCTACCGGAAGTACGGCGTACCCGTCGTGCTGTCCACCGACGACCCGGGCATCTCACGCGGTGACATCGGCCAGGAGTACCGCCGGGCCGCCCGCACCTACGGACTGGGCTACCCGGAGCTGAAGGACCTGGCCCGGGCCTCCCTGGAGTACGCCTTCCTGCCGGGCCGCAGCCTGTGGCGTCCCGACCCCGTACGCCAGGGCTGGCGTACGGTCCAGGAGTGCCAGGCACCGCAGTCGGCGCGCTGCGCCCG
- a CDS encoding alpha/beta hydrolase yields MTPNLTWAQVRDLKCAELEGAADGWGRSSNRADAARDRIEQQLLTGLRETQEGEAAQAAVARLRQLGRNFQYVYTECGLLRTTLNSLAHEMRTQQRALTDALDDAAARKFTVHADGSVTYPSGGEGLVDGAPLRGGTASSSASPGLVPPSGLVAPNPHSAKAQDIADRVCGAVRAAAEIDWRYAGILRRLKAEEGLKVPASTWKDAAGDAAEVRDAAGAYLKDAIPRDASPAARRDWWAGLTQEQREEYLAVYPDQIGNLDGIPALVRDAANRDNLQLLIGKLEGRDDEKSMTQLAGLREIDRQLGAAAKPGEPPMFLLGVSDEGNGRAIVSYGNPDTSKNVAAYVPGLNTSLDEDFAKNDLKRALDTAKGSRYLDASSAAIAWLGYDAPQLVDGFNSLDVAGESRAVEGGRRFSEFTDGLAATNEHEDPHLTAIGHSYGSRTVGAAAQQGGIPGVDDIVLVGSPGVGVDRAEQLGVGKEHVFVGAAENDVVTKLPAKQQVAAGAMAALSGPFVYVVGDVADQGDDDLWFGKDPASEAFGARRFRVDDGPGVVSSDGLSIDAHSQYFDPKRDAASAHNISLIAAGRPEKIRSQEYR; encoded by the coding sequence GTGACGCCGAACCTGACCTGGGCGCAGGTACGGGATCTGAAGTGCGCCGAGTTGGAGGGCGCGGCCGACGGGTGGGGCAGGTCGAGCAACCGGGCCGACGCTGCGCGGGACCGCATCGAGCAGCAACTGCTCACCGGACTCCGCGAGACCCAGGAGGGCGAAGCCGCACAGGCGGCGGTCGCACGACTGCGGCAGCTGGGGCGGAACTTCCAGTACGTGTACACGGAGTGCGGGCTCCTCCGTACGACGCTGAACTCCCTGGCCCATGAGATGAGGACCCAGCAGCGGGCGCTGACGGATGCGCTGGACGACGCCGCCGCACGGAAGTTCACGGTGCACGCGGACGGGTCGGTGACGTACCCGTCGGGAGGCGAAGGGCTGGTCGACGGGGCGCCGCTGCGGGGCGGTACCGCGTCGTCGAGCGCGTCCCCGGGCCTGGTCCCGCCTTCGGGCCTGGTCGCGCCGAACCCCCACTCGGCCAAGGCGCAGGACATCGCTGACCGGGTCTGCGGAGCGGTACGTGCGGCGGCCGAGATCGACTGGCGGTACGCGGGGATCCTGCGCCGGCTGAAGGCGGAGGAGGGGCTGAAGGTCCCGGCCTCCACATGGAAGGACGCGGCAGGCGACGCCGCGGAGGTGCGGGACGCGGCGGGGGCGTATCTCAAGGACGCCATCCCGCGCGACGCGTCTCCCGCAGCTCGGCGCGACTGGTGGGCAGGACTGACGCAGGAGCAGCGGGAGGAATACCTCGCGGTGTACCCGGACCAGATCGGGAACCTGGACGGAATCCCCGCCCTGGTCCGCGACGCGGCCAACCGGGACAACCTGCAACTGCTGATCGGCAAGCTGGAGGGCCGGGACGACGAGAAGTCGATGACGCAGCTCGCGGGACTGCGGGAGATCGACCGGCAGTTGGGGGCTGCGGCCAAGCCCGGGGAGCCGCCGATGTTCCTCTTGGGGGTCAGCGACGAGGGGAACGGCCGGGCGATCGTCTCCTACGGAAATCCGGATACGTCGAAGAATGTGGCTGCGTATGTGCCGGGGCTGAACACGTCGCTGGATGAAGACTTCGCGAAGAATGACCTGAAGCGTGCGTTGGACACGGCGAAAGGATCACGCTATCTCGACGCATCCAGTGCTGCAATCGCCTGGCTTGGCTACGATGCGCCGCAGCTTGTCGATGGGTTCAATAGCCTAGACGTGGCAGGTGAAAGTAGAGCTGTTGAGGGCGGTAGACGCTTCAGTGAGTTTACTGATGGACTGGCCGCGACGAACGAGCATGAAGATCCTCACCTGACAGCCATTGGGCATTCTTACGGGTCACGTACCGTGGGTGCGGCCGCTCAGCAAGGTGGCATCCCTGGAGTTGATGACATCGTTCTGGTGGGGAGTCCCGGAGTGGGTGTGGATCGTGCGGAGCAGCTCGGGGTGGGTAAGGAACACGTATTCGTTGGAGCGGCAGAAAACGATGTGGTGACAAAGCTACCAGCGAAGCAGCAAGTGGCTGCTGGAGCCATGGCGGCTCTGTCGGGTCCTTTCGTCTACGTCGTTGGAGATGTGGCGGACCAGGGTGATGACGACCTTTGGTTCGGTAAAGATCCGGCGAGTGAAGCATTTGGTGCCAGGCGGTTCCGTGTGGATGACGGCCCGGGTGTAGTCAGTTCCGATGGGTTGTCCATCGACGCTCATTCTCAGTACTTCGACCCGAAGAGAGATGCGGCATCTGCCCATAATATTTCACTCATCGCGGCAGGGCGGCCAGAGAAGATTAGATCGCAGGAGTATCGGTAG
- a CDS encoding histidine phosphatase family protein, whose product MTTARTSTRFLYIARHGEASPDETELTGRGRRQAALLGERLRGIPLSAVHHGPLPRAAQTARLVHEQLRQDVPLRVAEEAGDYVPYVPSRKELPKESADGFLGFLEQFPEDERTQGPKLADAALARFTGVTADGEPRHELVVTHAFLAAWFVRDALDAPAWRWLGLNHANAALTVIRYTPGRPPALLVVNDMSHLPAELRWTGFPPELHV is encoded by the coding sequence ATGACCACGGCAAGGACCTCGACCCGTTTCCTCTACATCGCCCGGCACGGGGAGGCATCCCCCGACGAGACCGAACTGACGGGACGGGGCCGACGCCAGGCGGCCCTCCTCGGAGAGCGTCTCCGGGGCATACCGCTCTCAGCCGTCCACCACGGCCCGCTCCCCCGTGCCGCACAGACCGCCCGCCTGGTCCACGAGCAGCTGCGGCAGGACGTCCCCCTGCGGGTCGCGGAGGAGGCCGGGGACTACGTCCCGTACGTCCCGAGCCGGAAGGAGCTTCCCAAGGAGTCGGCCGACGGGTTCCTCGGCTTCCTGGAGCAGTTCCCGGAGGACGAACGCACCCAGGGTCCGAAGCTGGCTGATGCCGCGCTGGCGCGGTTCACCGGCGTGACGGCCGACGGCGAGCCCCGCCACGAACTGGTCGTCACCCACGCCTTCCTGGCCGCCTGGTTCGTACGCGATGCCCTCGACGCCCCCGCGTGGCGCTGGCTGGGGCTCAACCACGCCAATGCCGCGCTGACCGTCATCCGGTACACCCCCGGCAGGCCCCCGGCCCTGCTCGTGGTCAACGACATGAGCCACCTCCCCGCCGAGCTCCGCTGGACCGGTTTCCCACCCGAACTCCACGTCTGA
- a CDS encoding bifunctional lytic transglycosylase/C40 family peptidase has translation MFVGGGIGLGLCFIALLVVGTYSAAAGMAGASGAVGLAKGAVPARYQPLVEKWGTLCPAINPALLAAQLYQESGWNPRAQSHAAAQGIAQFIPGTWASHGIDGDKDGDRDVWDPADAIPSAASYDCELAGYVKKVPGDPTDNMLAAYNAGAYRVIQSGGVPGISETQNYVKIIRSLEKSFARPVGRVQPSQQAAGAIYFAQKKLGTPYLWGGNGTADQGGRFDCSGLTQAAYRTVDIELPRVANDQYNAGPHPSREELLPGDLVFFSDDLNNSRAIRHVGLYVGGGYMINAPYTGAVIRFDKIDTPDYFGATRVTKDGAAALPTALPES, from the coding sequence GTGTTCGTCGGCGGTGGGATCGGGCTGGGCCTGTGCTTCATCGCCCTGCTCGTCGTCGGGACGTACTCCGCCGCTGCCGGGATGGCCGGGGCGAGCGGGGCCGTCGGGCTGGCCAAGGGGGCGGTGCCCGCGCGGTACCAGCCGCTCGTGGAGAAGTGGGGCACCCTCTGTCCTGCGATCAACCCAGCTTTGCTGGCGGCCCAGTTGTACCAGGAGAGCGGTTGGAATCCGCGCGCCCAGAGCCATGCCGCCGCGCAGGGCATCGCGCAGTTCATCCCCGGTACGTGGGCCTCGCACGGTATCGACGGGGACAAGGACGGCGACCGTGACGTCTGGGACCCGGCCGACGCGATCCCGTCTGCCGCGTCCTACGACTGCGAACTCGCCGGGTACGTCAAGAAGGTGCCGGGCGATCCGACCGACAACATGCTCGCCGCGTACAACGCGGGCGCCTACCGGGTGATCCAGTCGGGTGGAGTGCCCGGCATCAGCGAGACCCAGAACTACGTCAAGATCATCCGTTCCCTGGAGAAGAGCTTCGCCAGGCCGGTCGGCAGGGTGCAGCCCTCGCAGCAGGCCGCCGGGGCGATCTACTTCGCACAGAAGAAGCTCGGTACCCCCTATCTCTGGGGCGGGAACGGAACGGCCGACCAGGGAGGCAGGTTCGACTGTTCCGGGCTGACGCAGGCCGCGTACCGGACGGTCGACATCGAGCTGCCCCGGGTCGCCAACGACCAGTACAACGCGGGGCCGCACCCTTCCCGGGAGGAGCTCCTCCCGGGCGACCTGGTGTTCTTCTCGGACGATCTCAACAATTCGCGGGCCATTCGGCACGTGGGGCTCTACGTCGGCGGCGGGTACATGATCAACGCTCCGTACACGGGTGCGGTGATCCGGTTCGACAAGATCGACACTCCGGACTACTTCGGTGCGACAAGAGTCACGAAGGACGGCGCCGCGGCGCTCCCGACCGCGCTGCCGGAGAGCTGA